In a genomic window of Strix aluco isolate bStrAlu1 chromosome 3, bStrAlu1.hap1, whole genome shotgun sequence:
- the LOC141921817 gene encoding amine sulfotransferase-like, translating into METPKKYLFKYKEFYFSVETSPEYIASLEDFEIKDSDIFIATYPKSGTVWTQNILSLIIHEGHRNGTENVETMERIPWLEYRTKNRDYTVLPSPRVFATHLPYYLLPRDLRNKRGRIIYVTRNPKDVMVSYYHFSKYMSTLEEIPDFNLFMERFLAGKVLASSWLDHVAGWYSHAEDFNILFVTYEEMKKDLRSAVLKICNFLGKKLSEEEVDSVVRQATFENMRKDPRANYENLPDDIALKNKGSFLRKGTVGDWKNIMTVAQNERFDKVLSEKMKTLPIKFIWDINDEI; encoded by the exons AtggaaacaccaaaaaaatatctattcaaatacaaagagttttattttagtGTAGAAACTTCACCTGAGTACATAGCTTCCCTGGAGGATTTTGAAATCAAAGACAGTGACATATTTATAGCTACTTACCCAAAATCAG GAACTGTGTGGACTCAGAACATTTTGAGCTTAATAATTCATGAAGGCCACCGTAATGGAACAGAAAATGTGGAGACCATGGAAAGAATCCCATGGCTGGAATACAGGACAAAAAATAGGGATTATACAGTTCTTCCTTCGCCTCGTGTTTTTGCCACCCACCTGCCTTACTACTTACTTCCAAGAGACCTGAGAAACAAAAGAGGACGT ATTATTTATGTTACCAGGAACCCTAAGGATGTTATGGTTTCTTACTACCACTTCTCCAAATACATGTCCACATTAGAGGAAATACCAGATTTTAACCTTTTTATGGAGAGATTTTTAGCTGGTAAAG TACTTGCCAGTTCGTGGCTGGATCATGTGGCAGGCTGGTACAGTCATGCAGAAGATTTCAATATACTCTTTGTTACctatgaagaaatgaaaaag GATCTCAGAAGTGCTGTGCTGAAGATCTGCAACTTCCTAGGCAAGAAGCTGAGTGAAGAGGAAGTGGACAGTGTTGTGAGACAAGCTACATTTGAGAACATGCGAAAAGATCCCAGGGCAAACTATGAGAACCTGCCAGATGATATCGCACTAAAAAACAAGGGTAGTTTTCTACGAAAAG GCACTGTTGGAGACTGGAAAAACATCATGACAGTGGCACAGAATGAAAGGTTTGACAAAGTTCTTAGTGAGAAAATGAAGACCCTGCCCATCAAATTCATCTGGGATATTAACGATGAAATATAG
- the RWDD1 gene encoding RWD domain-containing protein 1: MTDYSEEQRNELEALESIYPDSFTVLSEKPTTFTITVTSEAGENDETVQTTLKFTYREKYPDETPLYEIVSQENLDDNDVTDIIKLLEQQAEENLGMVMIFTLVSAVQEKLNEIVDQIKTRREEEKKQKEREAEEEEKQRFHGTPVTIENFLNWKAKFDAELLEIKRKKMKEEEQAGKNKLSGKQLFEMDHNLDTSDIQFLEEAGNSVEVDESLFQEMDDLELEDEEDDPDYNPVNLDSD, from the exons ATGACCGACTACAGCGAGGAGCAGCGCAACGAGCTGGAGGCCTTGGAGTCCATCTACCCGGACTCGTTCACGG tATTGTCAGAAAAGCCAACGACTTTCACAATCACTGTGACATCTGAAGCAGGAGAAAATGATGAAA CtgtccaaacaacccttaaattTACCTATAGAGAAAAATATCCTGATGAAACTCCACTTTATGAAATTGTCTCACAGGAGAATCTTGACGATAATGATGTCACAGACATAATAAAACTACTAGAACAACAG GCAGAAGAAAATTTAGGAATGGTAATGATCTTCACTCTAGTCTCAGCAGTacaggaaaaattaaatgaaatagtgGATCAAATAAAAACacgaagagaagaggaaaagaaacagaaagaaagagaagcagaagaagaagagaaa caaCGTTTTCATGGCACTCCTGTTACCATTGAGAATTTCTTAAATTGGAAAGCAAAGTTTGATGCAGAACTcctagaaataaaaaggaaaaagatgaaagaagaagaacaagcaggcaaaaataaattaagcG GTAAACAGCTGTTTGAAATGGATCACAACCTCGACACCTCTGACATCCAGTTCTTGGAAGAAG CTGGTAACAGCGTGGAGGTTGATGAATCTTTATTCCAAGAAATGGATGATTTAGAGTTGGAGGATGAAGAGGATGACCCTGACTACAACCCTGTTAATTTAGATAGTGATTAG
- the CALHM4 gene encoding calcium homeostasis modulator protein 4, whose translation MTFLPQWLTFLKGKEVVIANAIIAILTIGGQQLFSFFTFSCPCHVGQNLIYGLAFLGVPALILLVVGYALNNQTWRLVTGKSSPFQDETTPNRLLQCKLICFVLCSITGRALVAPVTWLAVTLINGSYYVCAMSEYVSVHYYGANPNVTDSERQRILAEFPCSQLVPPELTRARDEVILLLRYQSQVAGWLLIAVVVITVFLSYCLASCFSPLSFLHFRYWSSYVHNEQELFDEATDQHSRLYAMQHVRKFFGFVPGSENVKEIRIPSLREWQAISGLAFLKRVDEEHYDYSLLHDWALKETVNGKYLKTDEDPVIRTQP comes from the exons ATGACTTTCCTTCCACAGTGGttaacttttttaaaaggcaaagaggTTGTTATTGCTAATGCTATAATTGCAATATTGACAATTGGTGGGCAgcaacttttctctttttttacatTCAGCTGTCCCTGTCATGTTGGGCAGAACCTTATCTATGGGCTAGCTTTCCTAGGAGTTCCTGCACTGATCCTTCTTGTTGTTGGTTATGCCCTGAATAACCAGACTTGGAGGCTGGTTACAGGCAAAAGTTCTCCTTTTCAGGATGAGACTACACCAAACCGGTTACTGCAATGCAAACTGATCTGCTTTGTCTTGTGCAGCATCACTGGGAGAGCCCTGGTTGCTCCAGTAACATGGCTAGCAGTCACCCTAATAAATGGCTCATACTATGTCTGTGCCATGAGTGAGTATGTCTCTGTGCATTATTATGGAGCTAATCCTAATGTGACTGATAGCGAACGCCAAAGGATACTGGCTGAATTTCCATGCAGTCAGTTAGTTCCTCCGGAGCTGACCCGGGCAAGAGATGAAGTGATTCTCCTACTTCGATACCAGTCACAA gtGGCTGGCTGGCTTCTCATTGCTGTGGTAGTCATCACTGTGTTCCTGTCTTACTGCCTGGCAAGCTGTTTCTCCCCACTCAGCTTCCTACATTTCAGATACTGGAGCAGCTATGTCCATAATGAGCAGGAGCTCTTTGATGAAGCGACAGACCAGCACTCTAGGCTCTATGCCATGCAGCACGTAAGGAAGTTCTTTGGCTTTGTCCCAGGAAGTGAAAATGTAAAGGAAATCCGTATTCCATCTCTCCGAGAGTGGCAAGCCATTTCTGGACTGGCCTTTCTAAAACGAGTGGATGAGGAGCACTATGACTACAGCCTCCTCCATGACTGGGCGCTCAAGGAGACTGTAAATGGAAAATACCTGAAGACAGATGAAGACCCTGTGATCAGAACACAGCCCTGA